The Ischnura elegans chromosome 1, ioIscEleg1.1, whole genome shotgun sequence genome contains a region encoding:
- the LOC124155313 gene encoding uncharacterized protein LOC124155313, with protein sequence MVVSAKVFLLVGILVIGINFFPSKRGLTDAAPVKDPAITPAHHEAFDGKIGIGTRDTYDETNEPGARYTDVEDADQGARDAFANNKQKRKGKGTVINVHNHNH encoded by the exons ATGGTGGTCAGCGCAAAAGTGTTCCTCCTCGTAGGAATCTTGGTCATCGGCATCAACTTTTTCCCATCGA AACGAGGACTGACCGACGCCGCTCCCGTCAAAGATCCAGCCATTACACCTGCTCACCATGAAGCTTTTGATGGTAAGATAGGAATTGGTACACGCGACACTTATGACGAAACTAATGAACCTGGTGCGCGGTACACAGACGTTGAAGATGCAGATCAAGGTGCACGGGACGCTTTTGCCAATAATAAACAGAAGCGTAAAGGAAAGGGAACTGTAATCAATGTTCATAACCATAATCATTAA
- the LOC124155321 gene encoding uncharacterized protein LOC124155321 encodes MVVSAKVFLLVGILVIGINFFPSERGLTDAAPVKDPAITPAHHEAFDGKIGIGARDPYDETNEPGARYTDVEDADQGARDAFANNKQKRKGRGTLINVSN; translated from the exons ATGGTGGTCAGCGCAAAAGTGTTCCTCCTCGTGGGAATCTTGGTCATCGGCATCAACTTTTTCCCATCGG AACGAGGACTGACCGACGCCGCTCCCGTCAAAGATCCAGCCATTACACCTGCTCACCATGAAGCTTTTGATGGTAAGATAGGAATTGGTGCACGCGACCCTTATGACGAAACTAATGAACCTGGTGCGCGGTACACAGACGTTGAAGATGCAGATCAAGGTGCACGGGACGCTTTTGCCAATAATAAACAGAAGCGTAAAGGAAGGGGAACTCTAATCAATGTTAGCAACTGA